From a single Silene latifolia isolate original U9 population chromosome 6, ASM4854445v1, whole genome shotgun sequence genomic region:
- the LOC141587726 gene encoding uncharacterized protein LOC141587726, with protein MPESSTPAIEQNTFETQRTETEENEDLLSSLERDPGLRIPMWDYPYEKRDQIRRAYLKLKPYQPILKSFSFSGPDSHRRRFQSSWYKKFPDWLEYSPSQDAAFCLLCYLFSNKPNPNTKTFTMVGFSNWKKVNDGNNCPFITHVGGSPCSAHNNSVRAKLDLLNDRGHIRHALIAQGEEQIKRNRLRLRTSIDVVRLLTLQSCPLRGHDESETSENQGNFLEFRKAFARYNDEVSKAIENPDYNAKYVASSIQKEILQIISAKVRNHIREEIGESKFCIIVDEARDEARREQMAIVLRFVDKNGSIRERFLQLVRVNDTSATTLKRELCLVLKEHNLLVENIHGQGYDGASNMRGEWNGLQALFLADCPYAYYVHCFAHRLQLALVAASKEVSSVHQFFSNLNFIINTINSSPKRHDELQARKTAEIEDLLLSGQLETGRGANQIGTLKRAGDTRWASHLQSIHSSGEFSLVSTGARPPQRFSHNTKRILTFNIKIL; from the coding sequence ATGCCTGAATCATCAACTCCGGCTATTGAGCAAAACACATTTGAAACACAAAGAACTGAAACTGAGGAGAATGAGGACCTTCTTTCGTCTTTGGAGCGTGATCCAGGATTACGCATACCTATGTGGGATTACCCATATGAGAAGCGGGACCAAATACGGAGGGCTTATTTAAAATTGAAGCCTTATCAGCCTATATTAAAAAGTTTTTCATTTTCAGGTCCTGATAGTCATCGTCGTCGATTTCAGTCTTCGTGGTATAAAAAGTTTCCTGACTGGCTAGAGTATTCACCTTCCCAAGATGCTGCATTTTGTTTACTCTgctatttattttcaaataaacCTAATCCTAATACAAAAACTTTTACTATGGTTGGGTTTAGCAATTGGAAGAAAGTCAATGATGGAAATAATTGTCCATTTATCACTCACGTGGGTGGAAGTCCTTGTTCGGCACATAATAACTCTGTGAGAGCTAAACTTGATCTTTTGAATGACCGTGGACATATTCGTCATGCTTTGATTGCACAAGGAGAAgaacaaattaaaagaaatcgGCTACGTCTAAGGACCTCAATTGATGTAGTGAGGTTGTTAACCTTACAGTCTTGCCCTTTGAGAGGTCATGATGAGTCGGAAACTTCAGAAAATCAAGGAAATTTCTTAGAGTTTCGAAAAGCTTTTGCTAGATATAATGATGAAGTTTCAAAAGCCATTGAGAATCCTGATTATAATGCCAAATATGTTGCATCGTCAATCCAAAAAGAGATATTACAAATTATATCAGCCAAAGTTCGCAACCACATTCGAGAAGAAATTGGGGAATCTAAATTTTGCATCATTGTAGATGAGGCTCGTGATGAAGCTAGGAGAGAGCAAATGGCTATAGTCTTGagatttgttgacaaaaatgggTCAATTAGGGAGCGATTTTTGCAACTAGTACGTGTAAACGACACCTCAGCGACAACACTTAAAAGGGAGTTGTGCTTAGTTCTAAAAGAGCATAATCTTCTTGTTGAAAACATTCATGGTCAAGGATACGATGGTGCCAGCAACATGAGAGGAGAGTGGAATGGCCTTCAAGCTTTATTTCTAGCTGATTGTCCATATGCTTACTATGTTCATTGTTTTGCTCATCGTTTGCAACTCGCATTGGTTGCTGCATCTAAAGAGGTAAGTTCGGTTCATCAGTTCTTTTCGAATTTAAATTTTATCATCAATACTATTAATTCCTCTCCAAAACGGCATGATGAGTTACAAGCAAGgaaaacggctgaaattgaagatcTCTTATTAAGTGGTCAACTTGAAACTGGTCGAGGTGCTAATCAAATTGGTACATTGAAACGAGCTGGTGACACTCGTTGGGCCTCACATCTTCAATCAATTCACAGCAGTGGCGAATTTTCACTTGTAAGCACAGGGGCCAGGCCCCCCCAAAGATTCTCACATAATACAAAGAGGATATTAACttttaatataaaaatattaTAG